The sequence tcgcatggacgcgactgccggctagtgaagaaagaaaagagaagccgccgccgaggaccgggagccgccgcccaggaccgggagccgctgcccaggaccgggagccgccgctgaGGACCAAaggtatcgtcggagggtgagtattaagtttattttttttattattcgcttggcatactgagggcagggtgtatacttcttggggcagactgtatacttcttggggcaggctgtatactacatggggcaggctgtatactacttggggcaggctgtatactacttggggcaggctgtatactacttggggcaggctgtatactacttggggctggctggttgtatactacagagggctggctggttgtatactacagagtgctggctgactgtatactacaccctcggcttatactcgaatcagtagtttttccccgtttttggtggtaaaattaggggtctcggcttatactcagatcggcttatactcgagtatatacggtatatagttttttttaaaaaatgttttcctattttactgaataaaaagtaatttggcaaaaatgtaaattttagcatcaccaactttcatatgcataacttttttattttttggcttacaaatctggttaatggcttattttttacaagaacgattgttctttttagtggtcttattttaaagTGCGTATctattttaaatcactttttagagcatttttgaagggtattaattaaaaatcatcttttttacaGAGagttttttttaggttgttttttacgaggTTCACTTTGCAGGTCCATtaataattctgttttattatgcagattgtcttggacgtagcgataccaaatatgtggggggttttgtgtattttattcaattttactgaataaaaactaattcgGAGaagattttgttcattttagcatcatcttttcatatgcagaacttttttatttttcggctgacaaatctggttaggggcttattttttgcgagaagagttgttctctttagtggtcttattttagagtgcataacatatttttaatcactttaaaaaaattttaatgcaaaaggtattaattaaaaattatcttttttcgtaacattttttgcgtttttttaaccgtttaccatgcaggtccagtaacgattctgttttattatacagaatcggacgcggcaataccaaatatgtgtgtgtgtgtgtgggggttttttttttttaaatatttttatgtatttatttattgtaatgtgttaactttagtgtgtttaatttatacatacttgaacttgaaccagcgatgctctgatcgctgattcaagttcaatacactgctctacaatactttttcattgtagagcagggAGATCGGTCAGCCCTGGAGCactaggcagacttcggggctgccgagaagtggatccgatccatagcggaaaaacacccttaaggggttaacacccgtgatcggagtcggctccgttCGCGGTGTCagttgtgatagacagctgacagccgctgcttctgatgccggctCAGTTCATGAGccagtcccagaagctggacgttatactacgtcccggtgcgctaagtatctagccgcagggacgtagtaTTACGTCCTGTTGCGCCAAGGGgttaagcagtcagttaaaaaacgcatgcgttttttgacggactgcttgaaaacggaccaaaaatacgttcaaaacgccatgtgtgccatcaccttcCATAATGAACCACGACACTCACTAATAGATTCAGCCACCGTGAGTGtgctaatcttttttttttttttttttttttttttaactgtggcctttaaaaaaaaaaaagattttaaatgattttgaaaattatggtaatgagctagaagggctttATGGGGAGAAGGTGTATAGGGAGGAGGCATATTTGGGGAATAAACCATCTAGATCTACTAAGTAGATCACCGacagtatatttcctttaagatatggAGTAAAAACGGACAGGACCTATGTAATAGGGTTACTCACTGTTATTGCAAAGCACATGAATAAATTGACCCCCTGCAGCGTAAAAAAAAAGTGGTAGATTGCTGCATTAGAGCAGTAAAATGTAGGTTGCAAAATGTTGGACGTGAAAGGAAAAGCGAGGGTCAAAAGCGAGAAAATTGGGCAGCACTGTATAGGTCATCACGGATACAAGTCTTCAAAAGGGCCGATCCAGACGCATCAAAAGTTCACCAGAAAAATGTAGTAGCGAAGCAGCACTCCTTCAAAAAGTATTTCTTTATTCTACCATAAAAAAGCGATGTTTCACCCTCTCTTGATAACGCCTTCATAGAGAGGGCGAAACgtcgtttttttttattatggcggaataaagaaatactttttttaaccccttgagggCACAGCCATTCTGAAGCTTaatgctcagccccattttttgtattttgacatgcgttgctttatatggttataacttttgaacactgttacttatcaaagcgattcttccccacatgttgtacttcattttagtggtaaatgttggctgataagttttgcgtttatttaccaaaaaaaaaaaaaaaaaaaatgatgcacatgcataggctgacatcgtGCCTTTAagaggacatcactgacaccatcttactggcagtgcctgcaggcagtgctggggtcctgtgctgccatagcaacgatcggcacccccgAAAACACCGTGGAGGGGGGCCGGTTGTGGGGgaaatacctccccaaaggtaggttaaatgctgcggttgcgTTGAcaacggcatttaacgggttaaacacccaggatcggagcccactccgaccgcgggtgttacagtggggtgtcggctatcagtcacagccggcacccagtGTTTCCTgatgccagttcggctcagatcttgagcagaaccggcatcagctctgcgttcgatatatatcggacgctgagcaccaagtcactgcgctcagcgtccaataggCTTGGGAGTGCTGCTTTGCTATTACACTTTTCTGGTACCACCAGGGTCAAGGATTGTACACAAagcacacttaggctacattcacagtaaCGTTCCGTAGCcgtgaaaaagataggacatgaccaATCTTTCCCTGGAATTCAGCACCGTGCGCCATAGATATCTATGGAGATGGgcggggatgagcgctgctcttcctctccctggtgccgacgtgtgcccgccgtactacggtaggGCAGGCACACGTTAtactgaatatagccttagggtgatgccacatgtcacATTTGTGgactgttttaaagcatgcgttttcagtcagtttaaaaaaaacaaatgcgttGTTGTATGTTTAtgatgcgtttggctgctttgaaccggttcatcttcatttctagaagtgtaggcagctgtgataaagaataaaaccagccaaacacttGTTAAACATTCGTGCAGGTGTGTGCCCTGtgtggcaggacctgctcttttAGATTCTAAAGCtttaaaaaatgatccaaatgaatctgaggggctTCCAGCTTCATAGCTGCTAAAGGACCCCGCAACCActctggctaatttgcataatttttaaagcctaaaaaaaacccaaacaaacaaTGGAATAATAAGTATAAAATAGCAGATCCTGCGAGAGAGGGTACACATCTGTATGTAAGTGGGCTTGGTTTTCATTCATTGATTATgggggtagatgccctttaaaatcaACAATTAATTCTCAGAAAAGCATTCAGTAAATGCCATGAATCATTagatatgtgcaacatccccctccggggcctagccttttcttgggggcctggagtcagccggggcccgcagtacctgagtggctggcggttgcggcctaggcacgctagtgtcacggtgcttggtatggggaaccggagggctgtcctacagcctggcaggtctccagcagggtggtgttggcaagaaatgatgagggagaggctgctatagcggttttccctggggcaaccctttggtgtctaaagtatgagtctctgtgtggtggacagggtgcccgtgatggtgacagccgtagtagcagggaccagacggaggcaaacgttgaacaaaacaacttacagttctttattggaaccgacgggaaccgcagcaacgtgccttaacaaaatggtggagtgctgagatgcagttggagggagccacagtatgtagatcatcagcctggatgcaatggcaggctgggaggtagctgtgtcctagtaggatgcttcagctttatcctggattgcttcaggtatcacccttaaaaggtaggatgatacctcaccactagctattagctctactcttcaggcagggagctgggctcacctgctcttggtctggtgtgctagctacCCTCTAGAAGtgttcctgtccaggggttttgttactcccactggtcaggtggtggctactcctccaattacctctcagctcacagacacagagtgtaacacatgtgattggatgacacatcttacatcacatcaaagaattaactcctgccttgccaggcaggatctaccactgcagttctcatctgtgttatctagtgttatgtagtgacatgctgtggggttgatcagacccttcacaggctgcaagctacatggtgggacgtattctcaaccactcctctgccttgcatcggcgagggtgttgcatatggaaTCACATCTgtgtgagagcaaaactgttccagttgctcatTGCAAttaatcagagctcaggtttcaaTTTATAAACTACTGTGGGAATTTAAAAGCTGAGCTACGATTGGCtgccatgagaaactagaacagtttctcTTTCAGACAGTTGTAATAATAAATTTTCCTAAAATTGTAGGCACATCCCCATAATGTGGTTAGTTCTAGTTATTATACCTTTAGATAACCTGGGACATTTGACCATAATACAAGTCCAAACATttgcctatacaggcagtccccgggttacatacaagatagggtctggaggtttgttcttaagttgaatttgtatgtaagtcgaaactgtatattttataatggaagttctagacaattttttttcttttgccccagtgacaattggagtttcaaaatttttggtgtaattggacaaagaattatcaatgaagcttcattacagacatcttacagctgatcattgcagtctgggactatagtaaagcatccagagagcttcaccagaggtcacatggggcagaggggtccgtctgtaactatgggttgtctgtaagtcgggtgtccttaagtaggggaccgcctgtaataggtTTGTGTAAAACTACCTAAAAAAGCAGTAAGCCCTACAGTGTAGGCCAGAGGTTGCACCAAgattttccagaagggtaataatactcctcctactatttttggggagtatttttagtcgaggaagagtatgaaattttcagtaacacAAATAGCCATATAGaatgttaatagacgctatttatacaaGAGCATCTCAGTCAGTATCTTCTGTGTGTAAATTGTGGCAGTAAAAGTAATGTTACATCATACAGCAAACAAGgggtacagacccccagaccaggctgTGTCTGgcaaccccctcccccaccccaagCCAAACTGTGGCTCATgcctacacccctccccccaaccAGACTGTGGCTCATGTCTACATCCCTCCCCCCAACCAGACTGTGGCTCATGCCCACCCCCCTACCAGACTGTGGCTCATGCCCACCCCCCTACCAGACTGTGGCTCATGCCCACCCCCCTACCAGACTGTGGCTCATGCCCACCCCCCTACCAGACTGTGGCTCATGCCCACACCCCTACCAGACTGTGGCTCATGCCCACAACCCAACCCACCGAACAGACTGTGGCTCATGCCGCTGACTCCCCCTCCAGATGGCTGCTGTGGGCTGAGCTTGTTTAAAAcaaagtttttattaaaaaactgtCTCACCACAGACAGACCGTGCGCTCaccacacagggcacacagaccGTGCGCTCACCACACATAGGGCACACATACACGGCAGGGATGGGTGACATTAAGGTAGGGGGGGGTGGAGCTGGATGGAGAGTAGTGAGGATCTGAGGGGACATCTGTAATCATGCTTACCTTTGCTGTGTACAGCACTCTCACGGAACAcatgctgagcggcccggcgcgcgctgttaTCACACTACTGATATTTCCCTTTTATGCAGCGCGTGCGCCGGACCAATCAGCCTGCGTTCTATTGGAAATAACTGCCAAGTgtacttttacgcatggcaaaTATTTTGGGGGGTGATGGCGCCTCATCGTGCGTCTATAACACCTGGTGAGGCGTCAATGCGACCTCTGGTGTAGACTGGTAATAGACAGACAACGTTAttccatgacaaaaaaaaaaatacagaatattTATTAAACCCAAGACAATGACATCCCAAAATTAACAACAAGGGTGGAATACATTCTGACAAATGAGGGAATAAAAAGAGCATTAAAATAACACAATAgtggtggggggaaaaaaaaacaacacaaaacaaTGCCTTCACAACAAAAAGAGCCCCTATGCGGGCTGATCAGAACCAATCCTCTTATCGTCGTATTGTGGGGGTGGGGTTATGGGTTCTATCTTGTTAGTTTCTGCCATCTTTATTTGACCTGACAAGTTCAATCTGAATTCTTTCAGGTGGAGTTTGTCAGATTTAATCCTCCTGATATTCAAGGGCTTTTTCTCTTTCCCAGAACGAGAATTTGTCCTCTTTGGTTGCTCTTGCTTGGCTGAGGAGGCATTAGGCCTAGTGGGGGTGGTTTCATCAAGTTCAGTTAAGGACTCGTAAGAAGGGAGGGAAACGCTCATCCTCTGGTGACGGTCAGTCTCTGTTGCTTCGGGGGTGCTGTACCCAATCCTCATCACTTCCTCATAGCTGGGAGCAGAATAATGAGGGGATTCCACATCTTCTTGGCTAAACGAAAAGGAAAAAACAGTATCTTGTTAAGGCAGAGGAGATGTCAGACAAGCACACAAGTGCTAAGGCCTACCACTATTGTAGTTGGTTTCAGCCATCGCCAGCTACATTGCATAGTTCTACTCCTCAGAGAACTAGTATGACTTCTATCATGAAGATGACCATTTTGAATTTTAATTAGTTATTTTTCCTATCTGGATCCTTTTATTCAGGGCTGGCAATACCTATGAACCTTTTGCAAAGAGAGAGGGAAAGAAAACGAGGGAAAGAAAACGAGGGAAAGAAAACGAGGGAAAGAAAACGAGGGAAAGAAAACGAGGGAAAGAAAACGAGGGAAAGAAAACGAGGGAAAGAAAACGAGGGAAAGAAAACGAGGGAAAGAAAACGAGGGAAAGAAAACGAGGGAAAGAAAACGAGGGAAAGAAAACGAGGGAAAGAAAACGAGGGAAAGAAAACGAGGGAAAGAAAAGATTTGTTTCATGGCAGccattggcaagatcaaaaaaaggttttttttacctAAATCCTAAACAGATTAGCAGCATTACGGGAACTCCAATCGTCTCTACCCATGCCCTTAACGTACCAACAAGCTAGCAGGATATCGATATCTGCAAAAGTGCCTGTGTTCTAACTTATGACACACCTTTCATTTAGCCAATCCCCATGTAGTAGGGCTATAAATAGCAGAAATATATTCTATTCATCAATGGGCACATGTGCCAATAGTGCCACTCCATCACCCCCAATATATCATGTAGCTTTTTACGGCTTCGTTACTGGCCTATTTTTTGGTCTCAAGAATAAAGCTATTTTTCATTGCTACATTGGGAGATCAGTTTTAATatcaatataacattttttttatttttcattggctttattatttactgaaaaaatgttttttttaccccTTAGCGACGTggtctgaaaaggctctagtgaccgggcatttttagcaaattttcgtaaGCGCCATCATTTTTTTTGGGGTGTGCTACCCTTttagctgtgtttttttttgacACAGAGCTAGTtataggtaataaaagtttaaacatttttttccatttttatttggggttaaaagtgtaactcaaatatttttaatgaattccctattttgtttcagtcgttttgatatatctgatatgtatagtctcgggaaaACGGGGCAACTATGACAAtgcttttttgtagtgtagcgggggatttttttaaaaaaattacggtatatggggaaatgtcattgtatttttattactatttattacttttttttgtgtgtgtttttactttatatgtcccccacaaAAGACCCCTGgtggacattttttattttttttttacaaattttcccctgtaactgaggcatccaTAAGAGCATTATAATGACCCCCCTGTGACtagggattctgatcagagctggactgggtctaattagacccagcagctctgtttaaccccttaagaccctgcggtcacgtgaccgccaaGTCTATAGAGACGGTgcgatgctgtgaggagtggagaaggggtAATGAACCAGATCTTCCTTCTCTCTACGGTCTCAACGTGCCTCTGATATCCAGAGACCGGGCGCTGCTCCCGCGGCTAGcgtgggagcagtagaaaactgcagcaacgtcTAAAAGCGTTGCAAAAAAGTCGCTGCAGACTTGGGACCTGCACCCACTGACATCTAATGTCAGCGGgcgagcagagaggagataaagagcttattacatatttttggtgAACATTAACAAACAAAACGGTCTTCTATGCGGATAATCAGGGCTTGCATGACAGTTTTTTGGCTTACAAGCTCAGAAATATTCACAATTACCAGTGAAccaccagtaattgtgattatttttcccTCCAATTATTTTTTCTTGCCCTGCGCCCTTGCTATTGCCTGTGAACGTTCATCATATGGAGCACTGCTGTTTAATAAATTGCCCCAAGTTTTTTTGAATAAAGTTAATTTTTGGAATTCATTTAGTTTAATAATTCCCCAGCACTTTGTCTTAGAAATTCTTGTTATGATCATTTCATGCTGTTTTATAGTAGGACTaagataagcagtgacataatCGCCTGCATTTTGACACGTTTCTATCCTTCACTGAGGACGGTTTCTGTAAATCGCTGGTTTATGGTATGTTCCAGTATTaggcagcagggggcagcattattGATTCGTACAATTTATATTCTGCGAGTCTCAGTTACTGGGCATTGCTTTCCTCTATTCAGGGAGTGAGAAAAGCTGCATCACCTTCCATAAAACACTTCATCACAATAGCACAAAAATCAATGGGTCTCTGGGTCATTATGTGATGTAGTTATTTTGTTCAATTTCAAGCTAGGCTCAGCGAGACatcatctctctctctccaggAGAGATAAAACCATCTCTTTTTATTAAGAAACACCAAAGATAAGTGTCAGGATACAAATTAAATGGCGATCATCTCCGTGTTAATGGGATCTGTCAATGCCGGTCTCTGCTGCCTTACCAGAGTGTACTTGAGGATGTTCTTTCAATCGATCTTAGAGCGCAAGATGGGAAATCTTTACAAAAAGTTTCTTATTTCTCATTCCCACcccatttattatttttcattactATGATGATGAAGAAGAAAAGCTGCCAAAATATAAAAGTATCTCCACACCCAGTATCAATAGGGTATTAAAGTGCAGTCTCTTACAAGAGGAGTTGCTAAAAACCCTCTCACACATATGTATGAAGAACTGGAGACAAATAATAGGATATTGTGGAATCAAGTGATTAACTTATAACTTTGTGCAGTAGAGTTTATGGGGGTGTGTTCCAGCCTAAAACAAATTGTCCCACCAAAAATTGGGGTATAAATTTTAGATTGTTGAGGATCCGACTACTGGTTTCTTCAGCGATTGAAATAATCCTATAAATGGAGATCAATGCTGCTGTCAGTTCTGCAGTATAAGGACCTTTGGAGGGCCTGGAAGAATTATTTTATATCGAGAACTGTCATACATGTATAAGGCTTTCAGGGCTTCAGTTCACTCTTTTCATTATCTCTACAGAACAGTTTTAAACTAGGTGGGTGGTCATGATTGTCATTGGCACCTCTTGAGCTCCGGGCTGCTACCCTAaccgcccatattataatccaccaccGCTACCAGTACTCTATTCCCTTCTAGTGAGCTCCTACATTTGTGAAGACTGCTAATACCGTGGTGTAACAGTACAAATTGCTATAACAGTACCAGAAACAATGCACATCAGCCCTTGTTCCCAATTCTAGGTCTTAATGTTCTTTTGCAATGCAGTATTGCTGGTTTCCACACAAGTCTCCACATGCAGTCAATATGACTGACGTCACACAGGTAAAGTAACATGATTAAGGACATGCCATTGCATGTAAAAGATACCAGGGCTGATCTGAACTTATTAAGTGAGGTCTCTGGTACCTTGCTTAAACAGCCCCAATTATAAGACCGAAATGGTTTCCAGTCTGGTAGTGCATTCAGTTTTCAGGCCATACTTTGGGTGGCAACCAAGTTTGGACAAAAGCACAGATGCCATACCAAGTCTTACTTATGGTGGAGATAATTGACCTTCCATCTCTCAACTACAAAAACATGATCTAGCTTGCAAATATGATTGTTGGCAGAGTCTACTCACTTTTCATCCAGCGGTGCTGGGCGTGCTTCTTGCTGGACAACCCTCACTTCCTCCATACTCAAACGGTGCTTGCGCTTGCTGCGTATGCTTAAGCAGATTGACAATAAAAGAAGAGCAATTCCAGATCCCACCAGGACGTAGGCTACCGAGAAAGTCTTACTCTTTAGATTAACATCCACATTGTTATGTGGCGTGCTGGCATTACCCTGAGGTGGCGCTGGGTGGTCATTGCTCCCAAAACCTGGGACAAGGTTCCATACTGCCATCACCACACCGAGTACAAGTAAGCCCACTCCAATGGCAGTAAGAGCATAGTGGGTTCCACTAGATTTTGAATGTGCCATGGTTACAGATTTCTCCCAACACAGGCGTAGATGGCTTCAACAAATCAGATTACATCTCCTGCACGTAACCGGAGGGTAGGTCGCTACCTGCTGTTCATATACATCCTCGAAACCTgttaaaaaagggggaaaaacccATCAAATTCTAAGAAACTTAGAAGACAACCTTATTTTATGTATAGATATAGTATTCCACATTGGACAATAGCTCATTCAATAAAAGAGAAATGTACTTAACATCCGCGGCCTCCTGGATCGTAAAAGTTTAGGGAGGACCAAcataggcaggggcgtaactaagagaggctgggccccatagcagatttctgcatggggcccccttccccataaaaaaatatataaatatttaggcGGCATTCACATAAACATATGCCCGCctggctatagcctggcaggcacatgtctggagtgctggagaggtgatcgcggctcacccctccactctccatagagaatagagccgcatggtcgttgttacggccatagatagatcAGGCTCCATCTCTTTTGCGGACATGGCTCAAAACAGTgggtactcgttgtgctcactgtaccgaagcACTATAGATGCCTGtgagggatgtatatccagcagcaaatttgcagccagatatacgtcgcTCACACgtacttgtgaatgtacccttatacatgtttatacaactacacacatttatacactcctatatacgtacatttatatacttatatacacacatataaatttctacactcgtatattcacacctatatacatacatacaagtatacacttatacacacacacatttatgcactctgttacactgtgtatacaaactcataaagtatatacacacatactgaatataaacatcacatatactgcatacacattatatactatatatatatgttaaacacacttactgtatatactgaccatatatacacatacatgcagcataaAAACTCCATGTGCACACatgttgcatatacatacagcatatacaaacacatacgggaaatacacacacagatTCAGTATATAGATCatttacatacataccatatacatagcaaaaacacacatacatcatatatgtgcatatatttaaatgcttatataaatatgtgcatgtataaatacagtagatgcatatatacactgcatatactcaaggaaaatacaaacagcacacaaAAGTAGAGAGTAGGGGGTGCAAGCTCAATAGGACCAGGCCCTAGGCCTAGGGCCTTCAATATATAATCACGTAT comes from Engystomops pustulosus chromosome 6, aEngPut4.maternal, whole genome shotgun sequence and encodes:
- the TMEM51 gene encoding transmembrane protein 51, with product MAHSKSSGTHYALTAIGVGLLVLGVVMAVWNLVPGFGSNDHPAPPQGNASTPHNNVDVNLKSKTFSVAYVLVGSGIALLLLSICLSIRSKRKHRLSMEEVRVVQQEARPAPLDENQEDVESPHYSAPSYEEVMRIGYSTPEATETDRHQRMSVSLPSYESLTELDETTPTRPNASSAKQEQPKRTNSRSGKEKKPLNIRRIKSDKLHLKEFRLNLSGQIKMAETNKIEPITPPPQYDDKRIGSDQPA